In Photobacterium sp. TLY01, the following proteins share a genomic window:
- a CDS encoding YdeI/OmpD-associated family protein, whose translation MEKENSRAEFDVRLLRPRDLGGDSEWAFVVLPKEASATLPRRGRITVSGTLNGNRFTVLLEPDGKKSHWLRIDKSLLVASGASVGDTAHFEIFAGDEPEPDVPDDLANALEAAPEARAIWNATTTIARVDWIHWIVSAKQAKTRTKRIHDACDMLASGKKRVCCFDTSGFYSKAFSAPQAEE comes from the coding sequence ATGGAAAAAGAAAACAGCCGTGCTGAATTCGACGTGCGTTTGCTTCGCCCCAGAGATCTGGGCGGTGACAGTGAGTGGGCTTTTGTGGTGCTGCCTAAGGAGGCAAGCGCGACGTTGCCAAGGCGTGGGCGTATCACTGTGTCTGGCACCTTAAACGGTAACCGTTTTACTGTTTTGCTCGAACCGGATGGCAAGAAAAGTCATTGGCTGCGTATTGATAAGTCACTGCTTGTGGCTTCTGGGGCCAGCGTGGGTGACACGGCACACTTCGAGATTTTCGCCGGGGATGAACCCGAACCGGACGTGCCGGATGATCTGGCTAACGCACTGGAGGCGGCACCTGAGGCGCGTGCGATTTGGAACGCAACGACGACCATTGCCCGCGTAGACTGGATCCACTGGATTGTTTCTGCCAAGCAGGCCAAGACCCGCACGAAACGCATTCATGACGCATGCGACATGCTTGCTTCGGGGAAGAAGAGAGTGTGTTGCTTTGATACGTCCGGTTTCTACAGCAAAGCGTTCAGTGCGCCACAGGCTGAAGAGTAG
- a CDS encoding GNAT family N-acetyltransferase — protein sequence MESERLQLVPPSLKYTESMFAVIEESKAELSQFLPWVSESLTKRDLEANTKEALDHFSNFTGEFWFNVIEKETGRFIGAVGFIVRDKSVPYFEIGYWLCTSETGKGYITEAVKLVEKYAFNDNAAQRLEIKMASSNLKSQAVAKRCGFQFEASLANARRLPSGELDNTVIYAKMRL from the coding sequence ATGGAAAGTGAGAGACTTCAATTAGTTCCGCCATCATTGAAATATACTGAATCAATGTTTGCTGTCATTGAGGAGAGCAAAGCAGAGCTTTCTCAGTTTTTACCCTGGGTTTCGGAGTCATTAACGAAGCGTGATCTCGAAGCAAACACCAAAGAGGCTCTTGATCATTTTTCAAACTTTACTGGTGAGTTTTGGTTTAATGTCATTGAAAAAGAAACAGGGCGGTTTATTGGTGCTGTCGGCTTTATTGTCAGGGATAAATCTGTTCCTTATTTTGAAATTGGATATTGGTTATGCACATCTGAAACCGGTAAGGGTTACATAACCGAAGCCGTAAAACTTGTTGAGAAATATGCTTTTAATGACAATGCAGCCCAACGATTAGAAATAAAGATGGCTAGTTCAAACCTGAAAAGCCAGGCTGTTGCAAAGCGTTGCGGCTTCCAGTTTGAGGCTAGTTTAGCTAATGCCAGACGTTTACCTTCAGGAGAGTTAGATAACACAGTGATCTACGCAAAAATGCGCTTATAA
- a CDS encoding DinB family protein — MSLKEHFILLAAYNQSMNTKVYEAASRLDTKELTKDRGAFFGSILGTLNHILVGDIIWLKRFSSHPSCKSSLREVANLPNPSSLDQILFDDLPALSEQRAWLDCQIVGWINKLTETDLDLLLSYHNTKGVSANKRFSSLVLHLFNHQTHHRGQVSALLSQAGEDIGVTDLLALIPEEIRD; from the coding sequence ATGAGCCTGAAAGAACACTTTATATTGCTGGCCGCTTACAACCAAAGCATGAACACAAAGGTCTACGAGGCTGCGAGTCGTTTAGATACAAAAGAGCTGACTAAGGATCGTGGCGCATTTTTTGGCTCTATTTTGGGTACTTTGAATCACATTCTTGTGGGCGATATTATTTGGCTCAAGCGATTTTCCTCGCATCCGTCTTGCAAGTCCTCTTTACGTGAGGTCGCTAATCTTCCAAACCCGAGTAGTTTGGATCAGATACTTTTTGATGATTTACCTGCTTTATCCGAACAAAGAGCTTGGTTAGATTGTCAGATTGTTGGTTGGATAAATAAACTCACTGAAACAGATTTGGATCTTTTGCTTAGTTATCACAACACCAAAGGCGTTTCTGCCAATAAACGGTTTTCAAGTCTGGTTCTTCACCTCTTTAACCATCAGACCCATCATCGTGGGCAGGTCTCTGCTTTACTTTCTCAGGCCGGTGAAGATATTGGGGTCACAGATCTCTTGGCGCTGATTCCTGAGGAAATTCGTGATTAA
- a CDS encoding bifunctional 2-polyprenyl-6-hydroxyphenol methylase/3-demethylubiquinol 3-O-methyltransferase UbiG, protein MDENAEIWRQYYKKALSRSHLKRTEFAASLNASNLKIATDCGCGTGSDIHYLELQGYQVHGFDINPDSVAICRDRFGAKSQVEISESSFESFVYPKAGLVIANSSLFFADPNFFEATWGNIKSSIEIGGVFAGDFMGTRDSWAKNHLSPTTPLSESEVKALFSDFEVVRYFERDETAKTSLGKM, encoded by the coding sequence ATGGATGAAAATGCTGAGATCTGGCGTCAGTACTACAAAAAGGCATTATCTCGCTCTCATTTAAAACGTACGGAATTTGCGGCTAGTTTAAATGCATCAAACCTCAAAATAGCGACTGACTGTGGTTGTGGTACTGGAAGTGATATCCACTATCTGGAGCTGCAAGGTTATCAGGTACATGGCTTTGATATTAATCCTGACTCTGTAGCGATATGCAGAGACCGATTTGGAGCTAAATCTCAGGTGGAAATTTCAGAGTCTTCATTTGAGTCTTTTGTCTACCCAAAGGCTGGCCTAGTCATCGCTAATTCTAGTTTGTTCTTTGCTGATCCGAATTTCTTTGAGGCAACTTGGGGCAATATTAAATCGTCGATTGAAATTGGTGGTGTCTTTGCCGGTGACTTTATGGGGACAAGAGACAGCTGGGCTAAAAATCACCTTAGTCCAACAACACCTTTATCTGAATCTGAGGTTAAGGCTTTGTTCTCGGATTTTGAAGTCGTCAGGTACTTCGAACGTGACGAAACGGCAAAGACTTCGTTGGGTAAAATGTAG
- the menE gene encoding o-succinylbenzoate--CoA ligase: protein MNPHSLHRPCLWHTWAQTRPDDIALITVDTEYTWQALTEQIHHLARVLAAQGVSEGTVVTVVSKNSADVVMLHLACIQLGAITALMMPQPCQVLEDKLRVLYGEGQRQFVWLSESVVAGLSEQDRQRLFTGCQILNLQVPVAASTSCLARNAERRDAKQCDKKQIVSIVFTSGSSGVPKAVAHTQAQHLASARGLLAVFPFQQHDCWLLSLPMYHVSGLSILYRWLSAGACLKIGSGRLQEDIEGVTHASLVATQLRRLLDHRQPLQLSHVLLGGSDVPLSLCQQARDSGIETWLGYGMTEAASTVTAKPTDDIASAGRVLPNRQVQLKNKRIYIAGDTLASGYYHQGRLIPLVDEQGWFDTKDVGQWVDGELRIIGRVDNQFISGGENIHCEEIEAVLNRHPAIRQSMVIPVACEIYGTRPIALINSACDLSALQLPLWLTDKLTRFKIPDAFFPMPQQPQTGIKLSRQAIKAWFSDHHSEYQIMNDPQNGQ from the coding sequence ATGAATCCGCACAGTCTGCATCGGCCTTGCCTCTGGCACACCTGGGCTCAGACGCGGCCTGACGACATCGCTCTGATCACGGTTGACACGGAATACACCTGGCAAGCGCTGACTGAGCAGATTCACCATCTGGCGCGCGTGCTTGCCGCTCAGGGGGTGAGCGAAGGGACTGTGGTAACGGTAGTCAGCAAAAACTCGGCGGATGTGGTGATGCTTCATCTGGCTTGCATCCAGCTGGGGGCGATCACGGCCCTGATGATGCCGCAGCCCTGCCAGGTGTTGGAGGACAAACTGCGTGTGCTGTATGGCGAAGGGCAGCGGCAGTTTGTGTGGCTGAGTGAATCTGTTGTCGCCGGTTTGTCTGAACAGGACAGGCAGCGCTTATTCACAGGCTGCCAGATATTGAACCTGCAAGTGCCAGTTGCCGCTTCAACATCGTGCCTTGCCCGCAATGCAGAACGACGCGATGCAAAACAATGCGATAAAAAACAAATCGTCTCGATTGTCTTTACCTCAGGCTCGTCCGGCGTACCCAAAGCGGTTGCCCATACCCAGGCCCAGCATCTGGCCTCGGCCCGCGGTTTGCTGGCGGTGTTTCCGTTTCAGCAGCACGATTGCTGGCTGCTCAGTCTGCCCATGTACCATGTTTCCGGTTTGTCGATTCTGTACCGCTGGCTCAGTGCCGGAGCCTGCCTGAAAATCGGCAGCGGTCGGTTGCAAGAAGATATTGAGGGGGTGACTCATGCGTCGCTGGTGGCCACGCAGCTCAGGCGACTGCTGGATCATCGCCAGCCACTGCAGCTCAGCCATGTGTTACTGGGCGGCAGTGACGTGCCTTTGTCGCTGTGTCAGCAGGCCAGAGACAGCGGCATTGAAACCTGGCTGGGATACGGCATGACAGAAGCCGCGTCGACTGTGACGGCCAAACCGACAGACGACATTGCCAGCGCCGGGCGCGTGCTGCCCAACCGTCAGGTTCAGCTGAAAAACAAGCGGATTTATATCGCAGGCGATACCTTAGCGAGCGGTTACTATCATCAGGGCCGACTTATCCCACTGGTGGATGAGCAAGGCTGGTTTGATACCAAAGATGTCGGCCAGTGGGTCGATGGTGAACTCCGCATCATTGGCCGTGTTGATAATCAGTTTATCTCCGGCGGCGAGAACATCCACTGCGAGGAAATTGAAGCCGTGCTGAACCGCCATCCGGCGATCCGTCAGAGTATGGTCATCCCCGTGGCCTGTGAAATTTACGGCACCCGCCCGATAGCCCTGATCAACAGTGCCTGCGACCTGTCAGCCCTGCAACTGCCCCTCTGGCTGACAGACAAACTCACCCGCTTCAAAATCCCCGATGCGTTTTTCCCCATGCCGCAACAGCCACAAACAGGCATCAAACTATCGCGCCAAGCCATAAAAGCGTGGTTTTCTGACCACCACAGTGAATATCAGATCATGAACGACCCTCAAAACGGTCAGTGA
- the menC gene encoding o-succinylbenzoate synthase yields the protein MTRSARLFRYRLPIDSGIVLSGQQLDERVGYVAQLRDGACVGCGEIAPLVGLSVESSEQAEQQAISLLTNWVGGQDSAEMALYPSVAFGFSMALMCLSGQLPSQVPYHTVPLLSAGSMADTAAMGALAECRLAKVKVGRAVPGQEAEQVNQLLCRFPHLSLRLDANRAWTLEQAIDFSSAVNTAHLPRIAFMEEPCRHPSDSLYFARESGIALAWDETLQHAVRQADFRVNSLSGAKTLVLKPTLIGSVQRCAQLIGDAQAAGMSVVISSALESSLGLTQLARLSHWLLPESLPGLDTLHLFSAQLEIPWPGSTLPLHSLQQHIQVWQS from the coding sequence ATGACGCGTTCAGCCAGATTGTTTCGCTACAGGCTACCCATAGACAGCGGGATAGTGTTAAGCGGCCAGCAATTAGATGAACGTGTGGGTTATGTTGCTCAATTGCGTGATGGCGCATGCGTGGGCTGCGGAGAAATTGCCCCGCTGGTGGGCTTGAGCGTGGAAAGCAGTGAACAGGCGGAACAACAGGCTATTTCCTTACTGACAAATTGGGTTGGCGGTCAGGATAGTGCTGAGATGGCGCTGTATCCGTCGGTGGCTTTCGGGTTCTCGATGGCACTGATGTGCCTGAGCGGCCAGTTGCCATCGCAGGTGCCTTATCACACTGTGCCTTTGCTGAGTGCCGGGTCAATGGCAGATACGGCAGCAATGGGCGCTTTGGCAGAGTGCCGCCTGGCGAAAGTAAAGGTCGGCCGGGCTGTGCCGGGACAGGAGGCCGAGCAGGTGAACCAGTTGCTGTGTCGCTTTCCTCATCTGAGCTTACGTCTGGATGCGAACCGGGCCTGGACTCTGGAACAGGCGATTGATTTTTCTTCTGCGGTCAATACGGCTCATCTTCCGCGCATTGCTTTTATGGAGGAACCTTGTCGTCACCCGTCGGATAGCCTGTATTTTGCCCGGGAATCCGGTATCGCCCTGGCGTGGGATGAAACTCTGCAGCATGCCGTCAGACAAGCAGACTTTAGGGTCAATAGTTTGTCCGGTGCAAAGACGCTTGTCCTGAAACCGACCTTGATCGGTTCGGTGCAGCGCTGTGCGCAATTGATTGGGGACGCACAAGCCGCGGGCATGTCTGTGGTGATAAGCTCAGCGCTTGAATCCAGCCTGGGACTGACGCAGCTCGCACGCCTCTCTCACTGGTTGCTGCCAGAGAGTCTGCCCGGGCTGGATACACTTCATCTGTTCAGTGCGCAGCTTGAAATCCCCTGGCCGGGCAGCACGCTACCGCTCCACTCGTTACAGCAACACATACAGGTATGGCAGTCATGA
- the menB gene encoding 1,4-dihydroxy-2-naphthoyl-CoA synthase has protein sequence MAMSLGLSEEALYAPIEWVNGSSGYEDIQYHTSSDGIARITIARPQVHNAFRPQTVREMIHALSQARYDESVGVIILTGLGEEAFCSGGDQKVRGDYGGYRDDAGTHHLNVLDFQRQIRTCPKPVIASVAGWAVGGGHVLHMMCDLTIAAENARFGQTGPKVGSFDGGWGASYMARIVGQKKAREIWFLCRFYDAQEALDMGLVNTVVPLAELERETVRWCREVLQHSPMALRCLKAALNADCDGQAGLQELAGNATMMFYMTEEGQEGRNAFNEKRPPDFSQFPRNP, from the coding sequence ATGGCAATGAGCCTGGGTTTGTCTGAAGAGGCACTTTATGCGCCGATCGAATGGGTAAACGGCAGCAGCGGATATGAAGATATTCAGTACCACACATCAAGCGATGGTATCGCCAGAATCACCATTGCCCGTCCGCAGGTGCACAATGCTTTTCGTCCGCAGACCGTCAGAGAAATGATCCATGCGTTGTCGCAAGCCCGCTACGATGAGTCCGTCGGCGTGATCATTCTCACCGGGCTGGGTGAGGAAGCCTTCTGCTCAGGCGGCGATCAGAAAGTACGCGGTGACTATGGCGGATACCGGGACGATGCCGGCACCCATCATCTGAATGTGCTGGATTTTCAGCGTCAGATCCGCACCTGCCCGAAACCTGTGATCGCATCGGTAGCCGGCTGGGCGGTGGGCGGCGGTCATGTGCTGCACATGATGTGCGATCTGACCATTGCGGCAGAGAACGCCCGGTTCGGCCAGACTGGCCCGAAAGTCGGCTCATTCGATGGCGGCTGGGGAGCCTCTTATATGGCACGCATTGTCGGTCAGAAAAAGGCCCGCGAAATCTGGTTTCTGTGCCGTTTTTACGATGCGCAGGAAGCGCTGGATATGGGACTGGTCAATACGGTCGTGCCGCTGGCTGAGCTGGAAAGGGAAACGGTGAGATGGTGCCGTGAAGTGCTTCAGCACAGCCCAATGGCACTGCGTTGCCTGAAAGCTGCACTGAATGCCGACTGCGACGGACAGGCCGGGCTGCAGGAACTGGCAGGCAACGCCACCATGATGTTCTATATGACCGAAGAAGGTCAGGAAGGCCGTAATGCATTCAATGAGAAACGTCCGCCGGATTTCAGCCAGTTTCCGCGTAACCCCTAG
- the menH gene encoding 2-succinyl-6-hydroxy-2,4-cyclohexadiene-1-carboxylate synthase yields MLSSRYLTRSDQPEQPVMVFLHGLLGSGADWLDCAQWLQAYPCIALDLPGHGCSRAVACHSLDQAAEEVRDTLIKHQLAARPLILAGYSLGARIAMHGVASGLFAPLNIRLLAVEGGHFGLTSKQKRVVRWRQDCRWARRFRREPVDVVLADWYQQPVFSSLNHAQKQSLIDYRSDNLGASVAGMLLATSLARQAYLADAIKSQKVPVHYFYGEHDSKFSRMANDSRVPATCIANAGHNAHKEQPQAFAMALRRQLNQHLEMIL; encoded by the coding sequence ATGCTCTCTAGCCGATATCTTACCCGTAGTGATCAGCCTGAACAGCCGGTGATGGTGTTTCTCCATGGCCTGCTGGGCAGCGGAGCAGACTGGCTTGACTGCGCTCAGTGGCTGCAAGCTTATCCCTGTATCGCGTTGGATTTGCCCGGCCATGGCTGCAGCCGCGCTGTTGCCTGCCACTCACTGGATCAGGCGGCAGAAGAGGTCCGCGATACCCTGATCAAGCATCAGCTCGCTGCCCGTCCCCTGATATTGGCAGGTTACTCACTGGGCGCGCGTATCGCCATGCACGGCGTGGCCAGTGGCCTGTTTGCGCCGCTGAATATCCGGCTGCTGGCGGTGGAAGGCGGTCATTTTGGCCTGACTTCCAAACAGAAACGCGTTGTACGGTGGCGGCAGGACTGTCGCTGGGCCCGCCGGTTTCGCCGTGAGCCAGTTGATGTGGTACTGGCAGACTGGTATCAGCAACCTGTCTTTTCTTCGCTGAATCATGCGCAAAAACAAAGTTTGATTGATTACCGCAGTGATAACCTCGGGGCAAGTGTTGCCGGCATGCTGCTCGCGACATCACTGGCCCGGCAAGCTTACCTGGCGGATGCGATCAAGTCGCAGAAGGTGCCAGTGCATTACTTTTACGGCGAGCACGACAGCAAATTTTCGCGAATGGCGAATGACAGCCGGGTGCCGGCAACCTGTATCGCCAATGCCGGGCACAACGCCCACAAAGAGCAACCGCAGGCGTTTGCGATGGCGCTCAGGCGTCAACTGAACCAACACCTTGAAATGATACTGTGA
- the menD gene encoding 2-succinyl-5-enolpyruvyl-6-hydroxy-3-cyclohexene-1-carboxylic-acid synthase, which translates to MLVDPAHLNRIWARTLLEELSRLGVTDVCLAPGSRSTPLALEADAHPTLNLHAHFDERGLGFLALGMAKASGRPVAVIVTSGTAVANLLPAVVEAGLTGEQLVLLTADRPVELIGCGANQAICQPGIFSSHVTARLDLPSPSVSVPLSWLLTAVDDLLLRQRRQGGPVHINCPFPEPLYSPDPPDESRYYTGLLADWRSAAQPYTCVSVQPAQISVPDEIQILRSKKTVIIAGDMPANDAKAVAALAAALACPLLCDPQSGLGSDWAHYDLWLQVDALAAPLNDCDLIIQFGSRLISKRLTQWIARQVSERQSDYWYVSADRARHNPDHLPQRHFVARIAGWADKALAALAETTADDPLSGQTHQQWQQALRHTAQQVHARVGPYLAACGAMSELALAMDLSHRGQQAALFLGNSLMARLVDMFSVFDGRTVYTNRGASGIDGLVATAAGVQRASGQPLMLLLGDTSLLHDLNSLALLTHGKTPVVIVVTNNDGGAIFDLLPVSPDSKPHLYQMPHGFQFEHAARQFGLAYCKTATLSAYQSVVSEHLIAGTGALLVEIQTPPGEAGEQLSQFIRDLHAL; encoded by the coding sequence ATGCTTGTCGATCCGGCTCACCTGAACCGGATTTGGGCGCGAACCCTGCTCGAAGAATTGTCACGCCTGGGTGTGACTGATGTCTGTCTCGCCCCCGGTTCACGCTCGACACCGCTGGCACTGGAAGCCGACGCGCATCCGACACTGAATCTGCATGCCCATTTTGATGAACGCGGACTGGGCTTTCTTGCGCTCGGTATGGCCAAAGCCAGCGGCCGCCCTGTGGCGGTGATCGTGACATCCGGCACGGCTGTGGCGAATCTGTTACCGGCAGTGGTTGAAGCGGGGCTGACCGGCGAACAACTGGTGTTACTCACCGCCGACCGGCCTGTCGAACTGATTGGCTGCGGCGCCAATCAGGCGATCTGTCAGCCGGGCATCTTCTCTTCTCACGTGACGGCCCGCTTGGATCTGCCCAGCCCTTCTGTGTCTGTCCCGTTAAGCTGGCTGCTGACAGCAGTGGATGATCTGCTGCTTCGCCAGCGCCGGCAGGGTGGCCCGGTGCACATCAACTGCCCGTTTCCTGAGCCTTTGTATTCGCCAGACCCGCCGGACGAATCACGCTATTACACAGGTTTGCTTGCTGACTGGCGAAGTGCTGCACAGCCTTATACCTGTGTGTCTGTGCAACCTGCACAGATCTCTGTGCCTGATGAAATTCAGATATTGCGCAGCAAAAAGACAGTCATTATCGCCGGCGACATGCCGGCGAATGACGCTAAGGCGGTGGCTGCTCTGGCGGCAGCACTGGCATGTCCGCTGCTGTGCGATCCGCAATCGGGGCTCGGCAGCGACTGGGCGCATTACGATCTCTGGCTGCAGGTTGACGCGCTGGCCGCGCCCTTGAATGACTGCGATCTGATCATTCAGTTTGGCTCTCGCCTGATTTCCAAACGCCTGACCCAGTGGATAGCGCGACAGGTCAGTGAAAGACAGAGCGATTACTGGTATGTGTCGGCTGACAGGGCGCGTCACAATCCGGACCACCTGCCGCAACGCCATTTTGTTGCGAGGATTGCCGGCTGGGCAGACAAGGCCCTGGCAGCATTAGCAGAGACCACCGCTGATGATCCGCTGTCCGGACAGACGCATCAGCAGTGGCAGCAGGCACTCCGGCACACGGCGCAGCAGGTTCATGCCAGGGTCGGCCCCTATTTAGCGGCCTGTGGCGCAATGTCGGAGCTGGCACTGGCGATGGATCTGAGCCACAGGGGTCAGCAGGCGGCGCTCTTTCTGGGGAACAGCCTGATGGCCAGGCTGGTTGATATGTTTAGCGTGTTTGACGGGCGTACTGTTTACACTAACCGGGGCGCTTCGGGAATTGACGGACTGGTCGCCACTGCAGCAGGAGTGCAGCGTGCCAGCGGGCAGCCTTTGATGCTGTTACTGGGGGATACTTCGCTGCTGCATGATCTGAATTCGCTGGCGTTACTGACCCACGGCAAAACACCTGTGGTCATTGTGGTCACGAACAACGACGGCGGGGCCATTTTTGATCTGCTGCCTGTTTCGCCGGACAGTAAACCGCATTTGTACCAGATGCCGCATGGTTTCCAGTTTGAACATGCCGCTCGTCAGTTTGGACTGGCGTATTGCAAAACTGCGACCCTGTCGGCTTATCAATCGGTTGTGAGCGAGCATTTGATTGCCGGAACAGGCGCGCTGCTGGTGGAGATTCAGACGCCGCCGGGAGAAGCCGGTGAGCAGCTCAGCCAGTTCATCAGAGATTTACATGCTCTCTAG
- a CDS encoding bifunctional 2-methylcitrate dehydratase/aconitate hydratase has product MRRNVELNQRPQPDALLVNIADYVANTGIDSAEAYHTARYCLMDTLGCGLLALRFPECTKHLGPTVPGTMVLNGARVPGTSHELDPITAAFNIGCIIRWLDFNDTWLAAEWGHPSDNLGGILATADYLSRVSVSEGKAPLTMRDVLTAMIKAHEIQGVLALENSYNRVGLDHVLLVRVASAAVVTRMLGGNRDQIIDAVSQAWVDGCALRTYRHAPNAGSRKSWAAGDATSRAVRLAMITMKGEMGLPSVLTAPQWGYYDVLFNGKPFKLNQDFGSYVMENVLFKIAFPAEFHAQTAVECAVILHDQVKDRLDDIARITVTTHESAIRIISKSGELANPADRDHCLQYMIAVPLIYGDLLAEHYEDDFHRGDSRIDVLRSKMEIIEDKRYSAEYLESDKRSIANAIQIFFSDGTCTEQVSVEYPIGHRRRREEGIPLLERKFKRHLLTRFPPGQSEKIFALCSDQATLEATPVNEFMALLTIN; this is encoded by the coding sequence ATGAGGCGCAACGTTGAACTGAACCAACGCCCGCAGCCGGATGCACTGCTGGTCAACATTGCCGATTACGTCGCTAATACCGGGATTGATTCTGCAGAGGCCTATCACACCGCCCGTTACTGTCTGATGGATACGCTGGGTTGTGGCCTGCTGGCGCTGCGTTTTCCAGAATGTACCAAGCACCTTGGCCCGACTGTACCGGGGACGATGGTCCTGAACGGCGCGCGTGTACCGGGTACCTCGCATGAGCTGGATCCGATCACCGCAGCGTTTAACATTGGCTGCATCATTCGCTGGCTGGATTTTAATGACACCTGGCTGGCCGCAGAATGGGGCCATCCGTCCGATAATCTGGGCGGTATTCTGGCCACGGCCGATTATCTGAGCCGTGTTTCTGTCTCGGAAGGCAAAGCCCCCCTGACCATGCGCGACGTGCTGACGGCCATGATCAAAGCTCATGAAATTCAGGGGGTACTGGCGCTGGAAAACAGTTATAACCGGGTCGGGCTGGACCATGTCTTGCTGGTCCGTGTGGCATCGGCGGCTGTGGTGACCAGGATGCTGGGCGGAAACCGGGATCAGATCATCGATGCTGTGTCTCAGGCCTGGGTCGATGGCTGTGCCTTGCGCACCTATCGTCACGCGCCGAACGCCGGCTCCCGTAAGTCGTGGGCAGCGGGTGATGCCACCTCCCGTGCCGTACGTCTGGCGATGATCACTATGAAAGGCGAAATGGGTCTGCCCTCTGTGCTGACCGCACCGCAATGGGGGTATTATGATGTACTGTTCAACGGTAAGCCGTTTAAGCTGAATCAGGATTTTGGCAGCTATGTGATGGAAAATGTGCTGTTTAAAATTGCATTTCCGGCCGAGTTCCACGCCCAGACCGCAGTTGAGTGCGCGGTGATTTTGCATGATCAGGTGAAAGACCGACTGGATGACATCGCACGCATTACAGTGACGACGCATGAATCTGCCATTCGTATCATTTCTAAATCCGGTGAGCTGGCCAATCCGGCCGACCGCGATCACTGCTTGCAGTACATGATTGCTGTACCTTTGATTTACGGGGATCTGCTTGCTGAACACTACGAAGATGACTTCCACCGTGGCGACAGCCGCATCGATGTGCTGCGCAGCAAAATGGAAATTATTGAAGACAAGCGTTACAGCGCCGAATATCTGGAGTCAGACAAGCGCTCGATTGCCAATGCTATTCAGATTTTCTTCAGCGACGGTACTTGTACCGAGCAAGTGTCAGTCGAATACCCGATTGGGCACCGCCGTCGTCGTGAAGAAGGGATTCCGCTACTGGAGCGTAAGTTCAAACGTCACTTGCTGACCCGCTTTCCCCCCGGGCAGAGTGAGAAGATTTTTGCATTGTGCAGCGATCAGGCGACGCTGGAAGCAACGCCGGTCAATGAGTTCATGGCGCTGCTGACCATCAACTGA